A region of Zeugodacus cucurbitae isolate PBARC_wt_2022May chromosome 5, idZeuCucr1.2, whole genome shotgun sequence DNA encodes the following proteins:
- the LOC128922322 gene encoding uncharacterized protein LOC128922322: MQLKLHTLVAMLIFFLLAHQTSARPAAMPNPEDSKDLMNKLKSIFKVGDGIMVYNTATTSEGLEDDEIICAERRNGKSLCKPIDSLMEATRLDKIDPEQFAKLKELI; this comes from the coding sequence ATGCAATTGAAACTCCACACATTGGTTGCAATGCTAATATTCTTCCTGCTAGCTCATCAAACTAGTGCCAGACCAGCGGCAATGCCCAATCCAGAGGATTCTAAagatttaatgaataaattgaaGAGTATCTTCAAAGTTGGAGACGGAATTATGGTGtacaacacagcaacaacaagtgaagGACTTGAAGATGACGAAATTATTTGCGCTGAACGTAGGAATGGAAAATCACTTTGTAAACCGATTGACAGTTTAATGGAGGCTACACGTCTGGATAAAATTGATCCAGAACAATTTGCTAAATTgaaagaattaatttaa